The Neospora caninum Liverpool complete genome, chromosome X genome includes a region encoding these proteins:
- a CDS encoding putative mRNA decapping protein translates to MSSAGQSLLALLRPLPKVNGSDATASYPVAAESEENPERRVAPSGEGLESDVKRQDRRPGNASPPACTVSRGSAFAGVPARNVSSEAARQHSSGFTVTSTTAASGVSSAQQASLLPPHERDPAILSASPFSPTVRSAPSPVAHNSPAQHPSVAATRPIRSSTGYTSSSSASRLHPSELSADTRSVYSMQTTPPSPIQELPSGFPEREAPKDGFRSDGFRLSEPLETGAAGAEGNTGHRTSAVDPKSVSSLGALPSEPSVSNTSRVLLAALGSPQPTLSAHIKREEIGFPPVYGALERPANVDLPGQATVPGAQDGRRGSPRLSFEMLPASTVAVGEESYAVSSRRKNAGVPVSEFILTETRTVEVRQRTPERADETKRCDVAGSVHAFACLDGGSRGSLPRVTSPSGGSSRAAFFSFPNPVSSGAPQCVSPVVVPSSTEPLAEGILGASTLPAVSAGRSGPPREAYRTSCGQSLGLKKDSAGWEVLSAGEVPGREDAAGSEKKDEKKEKGRKKKRKKDRENEEKKERSTPNSSDNQGGPSCNEATANDSTGAVGADASTNLTAEREKANGIKRKCRDSALLDEALLDCYGRFITLLPDAFLRDRIHLYFQIQEAFWWYDDIWWEKHADRLPKLTLKDFGCLICHDCPILQHYIPPEKHDKFLANWKRYCRTIPLRGAIILNEDLSKCLMVTGWKGGTWMFPRGKVDEMEQDAVCACREIWEEVGVDISPYIDDEVYVEHVIEEQPIKLFIIPGIKETVNFQPLKRKEIGRIGWIDTWRLPGWQLSPLHPNCPTSAAILEQQKYLRTWQVEPFIPALRGWIELLKKSARRVAAVAAGSPTSMQRTGGVSPLSSVSLQLPASSSTCIAGCYYQVAPDVSRHVIEHLQDAARALPYSAALAGVRLKPPSALRQCPSPQKGRLNAPGGSFPDTFQAATSLVTRPPQRQIGTLPWTGSVAAGPAESVASGDSLLPNSGSLRTTQPQGRKAGAAAPGVRTPVLPVGGEAGAGSVCTPEGVPGENLNEGLEESIGHADDAPFGDPCSVSGGAGFSGYHLPAAGTGRGHLVGMRLREVGLRSFDDQDVERRRALQQLTFGGPSSAFVTAKAPSSPSSTGERAAKTPRGNRPASSSETSSGEGRAAAGADPKGQSAASAGGGKKKGSPAAAGGDPRDSCWRSPPVAAPARKKATSLDDLGVTYHVTTRGSKRGERAGPGSCKKTRAWGWDRCNDTTFGGGHGGGWSVEEMFRFNEENFGVVSTYDIESYTVPLPKKRPSLQGGEGNPRHGPAWAGAGTDQSALPQTQPLRQIGVASAGDIPEGGRARGKYGGRAEAAVSQRVAVSCRAREEVKGEERQSASSSNPQPLQSKVATPPEDPRGEAARGTVEKSDPRNAGGSRSGPSVTTGVSVAKGGSPGTPGGVPELLSSRLCQNAQASAALLGLLKGSAASQVPLSLPGRGEARGQSLETAADSRLVAGDAKAVHGGEGSSPAEASEATKVAPASGMERVVDGSVVIKGPFVFDAFLQKVQEQRAGLALPQVESPLPAKVAEEKTDRKAEGGHRPMPTRTATEGTAGAGRPSTMQAAVSPPARASCSPSTGPSHRLVAGPEAGRETGYLGTGGDGVCSTPKTPSCVSPPRYLAEKQRRQQEALAKSVRLGPEDNSRTLASPPPAPYIHSIDSPGYVSEGPTLGRLANALGSEVCLPSLEYLNDCRERDEDACGDDGQRMRNSTAVLSRTGDRWAGETAGIAEGARAGGVRGLGDSPAVLAQNAHRGNDIFDRESLPIGGIAPESCVASGEDGRGRKGNTNAAKKAGTPGPAGRSARQRQLSDVEDPKDRPQGKATSRTTKHAESVTHPKSGADATAQDARGRESLQGPNRPELGSKRERRQRRGQRRGAGPGSRGGSRLRSGEQSPEDGAEASDEMDEYEHHTILGKLRRLSQDLIPVPPAPHGTSRKGHNSRPSAQTQDDGDAATGVNESAMVEVFSMWLSQGQGASK, encoded by the exons ATGTCATCTGCTGGCCAGTCTCTCTTGGCTCTGTTGCGGCCGCTTCCAAAGGTGAATGGCTCAGATGCAACCGCGAGCTATCCGGTAGCGGCCGAGTCCGAGGAAAACCCCGAAAGGAGGGTTGCTCCTTCAGGCGAAGGACTTGAGTCAGATGTGAAGCGCCAAGACAGGAGACCTGGCAACGCCTCGC CTCCCGCGTGCACCGTTTCGCGTGGGAGCGCATTCGCAGGTGTGCCCGCTCGTAACGTTTCCTCCGAGGCTGCTAGGCAGCACTCCTCCGGTTTTACCGTCACGTCCACCACCGCAGCTTCAGGTGTATCGTcggcgcagcaggcgagcCTGCTCCCGCCTCATGAACGCGACCCCGCTATTCTGTCTGcatctcccttctcgcctacAGTCCGTTCCGCACCCTCGCCTGTAGCACACAATTCGCCGGCGCAGCATCCGTCCGTTGCCGCAACTCGGCCGATTCGCTCGTCTACCGGCTAcacgtcgtcgtcttctgcatCGCGTCTCCATCCTTCCGAGTTGTCTGCCGATACCAGGTCTGTCTATTCCATGCAGACCACACCCCCGTCTCCAATTCAAGAGTTGCCCTCAGGTTTTCccgagagggaggcgccAAAGGACGGATTTCGTTCAGACGGCTTTAGGCTGTCGGAGCCTCTGGAAACAGGCGCTGCTGGGGCGGAAGGAAACACTGGGCACCGGACCTCCGCGGTGGACCCGAAGTCGGTGTCCTCCCTCGGAGCTTTGCCCTCGGAGCCTTCGGTCTCAAACACCTCGCGAGTGCTGCTGGCGGCGTTGGGTTCCCCGCAGCCGACGCTCTCCGCCCACATCAAACGCGAAGAGATTGGGTTTCCCCCCGTGTACGGTGCTTTGGAGCGGCCTGCGAATGTGGATTTGCCAGGCCAGGCGACTGTGCCCGGTGCCCAGGatggacggagaggaagcccGCGTTTGTCTTTTGAGATGCTTCCGGCATCGACAGTTGCCGTGGGCGAAGAAAGCTATGCAGTCTCGAGTCGGCGAAAAAACGCTGGCGTACCAGTCTCCGAATTCATTCTCACCGAAACTCGAACTGTGGAAGTTCGACAGAGGACACCAGAGAGGGCCGACGAAACAAAAAGATGCGACGTCGCAGGGAGCGTACACGCGTTTGCGTGTCTAGACGGTGGCTCTCGGGGTTCACTGCCAAGGGTGACATCACCGTCGGGAGGAAGCAGCAGAgctgccttcttttcttttccaaACCCAGTCTCAAGCGGCGCTCCACAGTGCGTGTCGCCCGTTGTTGTACCGTCCTCTACCGAGCCGTTGGCTGAGGGGATCCTGGGAGCCTCGACGTTGCCTGCTGTCTCGGCAGGGCGCTCAGGACCGCCGAGAGAGGCTTACCGCACGTCATGCGGGCAGTCTTTAGGTTTGAAGAAAGACAGTGCTGGTTGGGAGGTTCTGTCTGCCGGGGAGGTTccggggagagaggacgccgcgggaagcgagaagaaagacgagaagaaggagaagggaaggaagaagaagaggaagaaggaccgagaaaacgaggagaagaaggagcgaagcACGCCAAACAGTTCTGATAATCAGGGTGGTCCGAGCTGTAATGAGGCAACAGCCAACGACAGCACCGGAGCGGTAGGAGCAGATGCCTCTACGAATCTAACGgctgaaagagagaaagcgaatgGAATTAAACGGAAGTGCCGAGACTCTGCTCTGTTAGATGAAGCCCTGCTAGACTGTTACGGACGCTTCATAACACTGCTTCCCGACGCCTTTCTCAGAGACCGAATTCACCTGTACTTCCAAATTCAAGAGGCGTTCTGGTGGTATGACGACATTTGGTGGGAGAAGCATGCAGACCGCCTTCCTAAGTTGACCTTGAAAGATTTTGGATGCCTGATTTGCCACGACTGCCCCATTCTCCAACACTACATCCCCCCTGAAAAGCACGACAAATTCCTGGCCAACTGGAAGCGCTACTGCCGGACGATTCCTTTGCGGGGGGCAATTATTCTCAACGAAGATCTCTCCAAATGCCTCATGGTCACA gGGTGGAAGGGTGGCACCTGGATGTTTCCACGTGGGAAGGTTGACGAGATGGAGCAGGATGCAGTGTGTGCGTGTCGCGAGATATGGGAAGAGGTCGGCGTGGATATATCGCCGTACATCGACGATGAAGTGTATGTGGAGCATGTCATCGAGGAACAGCCTATCAAGCTGTTTATCATTCCGGGAATAAAGGAAACGGTGAACTTCCAACCTCTGAAACGCAAAGAAATCGGACGCATCGGGTGGATCGACACGTGGCGGCTCCCAGGGTGGCAGCTGTCGCCGTTACACCCGAACTGCCCGACTTCGGCGGCGATTTTGGAGCAACAGAAATACCTTCGGACGTGGCAAGTCGAGCCGTTCATCCCGGCTCTGCGAGGGTGGATTGAGCTCCTGAAGAAGTCTGCGCGCCGTGTCGCGGCTGTGGCGGCCGGTTCGCCCACGTCGATGCAGAGAACGGGCGGCGTGAGTCCactgtcttctgtctctctgcagttgcctgcttcctcgtccacATGCATCGCCGGGTGTTACTACCAGGTTGCGCCCGATGTGTCGCGACACGTGATTGAGCACCTCCAGGACGCCGCGAGGGCTCTCCCGTAcagcgccgccctcgccggcgTTCGCCTCAAGCCGCCTTCGGCTCTACGGCAATGCCCCTCGCCTCAAAAAGGCCGCTTGAACGCGCCCGGAGGATCGTTCCCGGACACGTTccaggcggcgacgagccTAGTCACGCGCCCGCCACAGAGACAGATCGGAACGCTCCCGTGGACGGGCTCTGTGGCGGCCGGACCGGCTGAGAGTGTTGCGAGTGGAGACTCTCTGCTTCCAAATAGCGGCAGCCTCCGGACGACGCAGCCGCAGGGCAGGAAGGCGGGCGCGGCCGCcccgggtgtacgtacacctgtCTTGCCGGTCGgcggagaagcaggcgcgggatctgtctgtacaccggagGGAGTGCCAGGTGAGAATCTGAATGAAGGCCTGGAAGAGAGCATTGGACATGCGGACGACGCGCCCTTTGGAGATCCCTGCAGCGTCAGTGGTGGAGCGGGTTTTTCCGGCTACCATCTGCCTGCAGCAGGAACAGGCCGCGGCCATCTCGTGGGGATGAGATTGCGGGAAGTCGGCCTGCGGAGTTTCGACGACCAGGATGTCGAGCGGCGGCGTGCTCTCCAACAGCTTACTTTTGGTGGACCGTCGAGCGCATTTGTCACGGCGAAAGctccttcgtcgccctcCTCGACGGGCGAGCGGGCCGCAAAGACCCCACGGGGCAACCGTCCGGCGTCTTCGAGTGAGACATCCTCCGGAGAAGGGCGCGCCGCGGCGGGTGCAGACCCGAAGGGTCAGAGTGCTGCCTCTGCGggcggcgggaagaagaaaggctcGCCCGCGGCTGCCGGCGGAGACCCGCGAGACTCGTGTTGGCGCTCGCCGCCGGTGGCTGCTCCTGCGCGGAAGAAAGCCACGTCCCTGGATGACTTGGGAGTCACGTACCACGTGACGACCCGGGGCAGCAAGCGCGGCGAACGGGCGGGCCCAGGTTCCtgcaagaagacgcgcgcttGGGGCTGGGACAGGTGTAACGACACGACCTTTGGAGGCGGCCACGGCGGCGGGTGGAGCGTGGAGGAGATGTTTCGCTTCAATGAGGAAAACTTCGGAGTCGTTTCCACCTACGACATCGAATCGTATACCGTCCCGCTCCCGAAGAAACGCCCGTCTCTCCAGGGAGGGGAGGGCAACCCTCGCCATGGCCCTGCGTGGGCGGGGGCTGGGACCGACCAGTCGGCGCTTCCACAGACCCAACCGCTTCGCCAAATCGGGGTTGCCTCGGCTGGCGACATTCCCGAAGGCGGACGCGCGCGGGGGAAATATGGGGGCAGGGCGGAAGCGGCGGTCTCTCAGAGAGTGGCGGTCAGCTGTCGCGCACGAGAGGAAGtgaaaggcgaggagcgtcagagcgcctcctcttccaaTCCACAGCCTCTCCAGTCGAAGGTGGCGACTCCGCCTGAGGACCCGAGAGGTGAAGCTGCACGAGGCACCGTCGAAAAGTCAGACCCGCGAAACGCGGGCGGGTCACGGAGCGGTCCAAGCGTCACGACTGGAGTTTCGGTCGCTAAGGGAGGAAGTCCCGGGACTCCTGGGGGCGTTCCAGAGTTGCTCAGCAGTCGACTTTGCCAGAATGCCCAGGCGTCTGCGGCCCTCCTCGGTCTCCTCAAGGGAAGCGCGGCCAGCCAAGTTCCACTTTCTCTCCCggggagaggggaggcgcGTGGGCAGAGTCTCGAGACCGCGGCAGACTCGAGATTGGTGGCAGGTGACGCGAAAGCGGTGCATGGAGGCGAGGGCAGCAGCCCCGCGGAGGCCTCTGAGGCGACAAAGGTCGCTCCGGCCTCGGGAATGGAGCGGGTAGTGGACGGTTCGGTCGTGATTAAGGGCCCGTTCGTCTTCGATGCGTTTCTGCAGAAAGTCCAGGAGCAGCGCGCGGGCCTCGCGTTGCCCCAGGTGGAGTCCCCTCTTCCCGCCAAAGTTGCGGAGGAGAAGACCGACCGGAAGGCCGAGGGAGGTCACCGACCCATGCCGACGCGAACTGCGACAGAGGGAACTGCAGGGGCAGGCCGGCCCTCGACGATGCAGGCGGCGgtctctccgcctgcgcGGGCCTCGTGCTCCCCTTCCACAGGGCCTTCCCACCGCCTGGTGGCGGGGCCGGAGGCAGGCCGAGAGACGGGGTATCTTGGAACGGGAGGCGACGGGGTCTGCTCTACCCCCAAAACCCCTTCGTGTGTCTCCCCCCCACGGTATCTTGCTGAGAAGCAGCGTCGGCAGCAGGAAGCTTTGGCGAAGTCCGTCCGCCTGGGCCCAGAAGACAACTCCAGAACactggcgtctcctccccccGCGCCGTACATTCACTCGATTGATTCGCCCGGCTATGTCAGTGAAGGCCCCACCCTGGGGCGCCTCGCCAACGCTCTCGGCTCAGAGgtgtgtcttccttctctcgaaTATCTGAATgactgcagagagcgagacgaggacgccTGTGGAGACGACGGACAAAGAATGCGGAACTCGACTGCTGTCCTCTCCCGAACGGGGGACCGATgggccggagagacagcggggatCGCGGAGGGCGCACGCGCTGGCGGGGTTCGGGGGCTAGGAGACTCCCCAGCGGTGTTGGCCCAAAACGCGCACCGAGGAAACGACATCTTCGACCGCGAGAGTCTTCCGATTGGTGGGATCGCCCCGGAGTCGTGTGTGGCGTCTGGAGAGGacgggcgagggcgaaaggGAAACACGAATGCGGCGAAAAAAGCGGGGACCCCCGGACCTGCGGGACGTTCCGCTCGCCAACGGCAGTTGAGCGATGTAGAAGATCCGAAGGATCGGCCACAAGGAAAGGCAACCAGTCGCACAACAAAACACGCCGAGAGTGTGACGCATCCAAAGAGCGGCGCAGACGCGACGGCGCAAGACGCCCGCGGCCGCGAGTCTCTGCAAGGGCCGAACAGGCCCGAGTTGGGCTCCaaacgcgaaaggagacagcggcgcggccAGAGACGGGGCGCGGGTCCGGGATcgcgcggcggcagccgaCTGAGATCTGGAGAGCAAAGTCCTGAAGATGGTGCAGAAGCGAGCGATGAAATGGACGAATACGAACACCACACGATTCTCGGGAAGCTGAGGCGGCTGAGCCAAGATTTGATTCCGGTGCCGCCAGCCCCTCATGGCACCAGTCGGAAAGGTCACAACTCCCGGCCTTCCGCGCAGACCCAGGACGATGGAGATGCGGCGACGGGAGTGAACGAGAGT GCAATGGTAGAGGTGTTCTCGATGTGGTTGAGCCAAGGCCAGGGGGCGTCAAAgtga